The following proteins come from a genomic window of Cervus canadensis isolate Bull #8, Minnesota chromosome 20, ASM1932006v1, whole genome shotgun sequence:
- the LOC122422697 gene encoding uncharacterized protein LOC122422697 produces MNCVFMLNEWTYVECPLCGSDEQLPQCSVLCVRVVFRSPHRRGVPGQITCCQDVLLLPVPRGRGLGRAHRQSVWDRWRRWLRAPRGGLWPFARRNRKSFPPDVADEGDTPSTSPREGSEPHPPAREAQCRVQPRAPLPLRQHEDLEPSAAEHRALALTFKYNQAPLPRPVPTEVVAHTCAGPRDPLRGDLDLSLSPKTPVQLDTGQHTGQIGPLCLQDPQTQAPMSHPLSLNVHLHLHLHLLGLWQENPSQGMSYHLCRESLPWLLVNTQMPTMTDLLLQGERAPLLDRDPEPFLETPRPGAWLALQPPSLSAPCGRH; encoded by the exons ATGAACTGTGTCTTCATGTTGAACGAGTGGACCTATGTGGAGTGTCCCCTGTGTGGCTCAGACGAACAGTTACCCCAG TGTAGTGTCCTCTGTGTGCGCGTTGTTTTCAG GTCTCCACATCGGAGAGGAGTCCCTGGCCAGATAACTTGTTGTCAAGATGTCCTGCTGCTGCCCGTGCCCAGAGGCCGGGGCCTCGGGAGGGCTCACAGGCAGAGTGTGTGGGATCGCTGGCGACGCTGGCTCAGGGCCCCCCGAGGAGGCCTCTGGCCCTTTGCCCGAAGGAACAGGAAG AGCTTCCCACCGGATGTGGCCGATGAGGGGGACACGCCGTCCACCTCCCCGAGGGAGGGGTCGGAGCCCCACCCGCCTGCCCGTGAGGCCCAGTGCAGGGTCCAG CCCCGAGCACCCCTCCCTCTGAGGCAGCACGAGGACCTGGAGCCCAGCGCggcagagcacagag CTCTAGCTCTGACCTTCAAATACAACCAGGCTCCACTTCCAAGACCTGTCCCCACAGAGGTGgttgcacacacatgtgcaggacccagggatccactGAGGGGAGATCTAGATCTGAGCCTTTCCCCAAAGACACCGGTCCAGCTGGATACTGGCCAGCACACTGGGCAGATCGGACCTCTGTGCCTGCAGGACCCCCAGACCCAGGCACCGATGTCCCACCCCCTCAGCCTGAATGTCCACCTCCACCTGCACCTGCACCTGCTCGGGCTTTGGCAGGAGAACCCGAGTCAGGGCATGAGTTACCACCTCTGCAGGGAGAGCCTGCCCTGGCTCCTGGTCAACACCCAGATGCCCACGATGACTGACCTACTGCTGCAGGGAGAACGGGCCCCTCTTCTGGACAGAGACCCAGAGCCCTTTCTGGAAACACCTCGTCCAGGGGCATGGTTGGCTCTGCAGCCTCCATCCCTGTCTGCTCCCTGTGGACGCCATTAA